In one Paracoccus everestensis genomic region, the following are encoded:
- a CDS encoding cob(I)yrinic acid a,c-diamide adenosyltransferase, whose protein sequence is MVVLNRIYTRTGDGGDTALSDGTRVAKHDPRVEAYGTVDELNATLGLCRLHATGDLEGPLAVIQNDLFDLGADLARPNLATDAQAGHPVLRIIDSQVARLEAEIDAMNADLDPLRSFILPGGSVLSAHLHLARTVARRAERCATDLAVGGDVNGAAIRYLNRLSDWLFVAARVANNGGADDILWVPGSSR, encoded by the coding sequence ATGGTTGTTCTGAACAGGATCTATACCCGCACGGGCGATGGGGGCGATACTGCGTTGTCCGACGGCACGCGCGTCGCCAAGCACGATCCCCGGGTCGAGGCCTATGGCACCGTGGATGAATTGAACGCGACGCTGGGCCTGTGCCGCCTGCACGCGACAGGCGATCTGGAAGGGCCGCTAGCCGTGATCCAGAACGACCTGTTCGACCTTGGTGCGGATCTGGCCCGTCCGAACCTGGCCACCGATGCCCAGGCGGGCCATCCCGTCCTGCGCATCATCGACAGCCAGGTTGCCCGCTTGGAGGCGGAGATCGACGCGATGAACGCCGACCTCGACCCGCTGCGCAGCTTCATCCTGCCGGGCGGTTCCGTCTTGTCGGCGCATCTGCACCTGGCGCGCACCGTGGCCCGCCGGGCGGAACGCTGCGCAACGGACCTGGCTGTCGGCGGCGACGTGAACGGGGCGGCGATCCGTTACCTGAACCGCCTGTCGGACTGGCTGTTCGTGGCAGCCCGTGTCGCCAACAACGGCGGTGCCGACGATATCCTGTGGGTGCCGGGGAGCAGCCGCTGA
- a CDS encoding c-type cytochrome yields MTPVKALAVTLVLALPGLALAQSAEEAAEKAIEARHGFMTMLGINMGQLSGMAKGEIAYDEAAATRAAANIVALTQYDAPALFIEGTSSEDNDDSDALPAIWEKPDDFRAKFAALGEAAAGSPDAVKGGQENLGPVLQKIGGACKACHDNYRKAD; encoded by the coding sequence ATGACCCCCGTCAAAGCCCTTGCCGTCACCCTTGTTCTTGCCTTGCCGGGCCTTGCGCTTGCGCAATCCGCCGAAGAAGCCGCCGAGAAGGCCATCGAGGCGCGGCACGGCTTCATGACCATGCTTGGCATCAACATGGGGCAGCTTTCCGGCATGGCAAAGGGCGAGATCGCCTATGACGAGGCTGCCGCGACCAGGGCTGCCGCGAACATCGTCGCCTTGACGCAATACGACGCCCCGGCTTTGTTCATTGAAGGCACGTCGTCCGAAGATAACGACGACTCCGACGCCCTGCCCGCGATCTGGGAAAAGCCCGACGATTTCCGCGCCAAGTTCGCCGCCTTGGGCGAGGCTGCGGCGGGCAGCCCGGACGCCGTCAAGGGCGGGCAGGAAAACCTTGGGCCGGTGCTGCAAAAGATCGGCGGCGCCTGCAAGGCTTGCCACGACAATTACCGCAAGGCCGACTGA
- a CDS encoding electron transfer flavoprotein subunit alpha/FixB family protein has protein sequence MAVLLLGEVTNGVLNRDATAKAVSAVAALGAVTVLCAGAHAKDAAAEAATIAGVAKVLVAEDARYGHRLAEPTAALLASLAGDYDHIAAPATTDAKNVMPRVAAMLDVMVIPEVSKVIDADTFERPVYAGNAIQTVRSRDPKKVMTIRTASFEAAGTGNSAPISDASLADDPALSSWIGDEVAASDRPELTAAGRVVSGGRGVGSKEQFAIIEALADKLGAAVGASRAAVDSGYAPNDWQVGQTGKVVAPALYIAVGISGAIQHLAGMKDSKVIVAINKDEEAPIFQIADYGLVGDLFTLVPELTEKV, from the coding sequence ATGGCTGTTCTTCTTCTGGGCGAGGTGACGAACGGGGTGCTGAACCGCGACGCCACCGCCAAGGCGGTGAGCGCGGTGGCGGCGCTTGGCGCGGTGACGGTGCTGTGCGCGGGTGCCCATGCCAAGGATGCGGCGGCCGAGGCCGCGACCATCGCCGGCGTTGCAAAGGTGCTGGTGGCCGAGGATGCCCGCTATGGCCACCGCCTGGCCGAACCCACCGCCGCGCTGCTGGCCAGCCTCGCGGGTGATTACGATCACATCGCAGCCCCCGCCACCACGGACGCCAAGAACGTGATGCCGCGCGTGGCGGCGATGCTCGACGTGATGGTGATCCCCGAAGTGTCCAAGGTGATCGACGCCGACACCTTCGAGCGCCCGGTCTATGCCGGCAACGCCATCCAGACGGTGCGCTCGCGCGACCCGAAAAAGGTCATGACCATCCGCACCGCCAGCTTCGAGGCGGCGGGCACGGGCAACAGCGCCCCCATCAGCGACGCGAGCCTTGCCGATGACCCGGCCCTGTCGTCCTGGATCGGCGACGAGGTGGCGGCCTCGGACCGGCCCGAGCTGACGGCGGCGGGCCGGGTGGTCTCGGGCGGGCGCGGCGTGGGCTCCAAGGAGCAGTTCGCGATCATCGAGGCCCTGGCCGACAAGCTGGGCGCCGCCGTTGGCGCATCCCGCGCGGCGGTGGACTCGGGCTATGCCCCGAACGACTGGCAGGTGGGCCAGACCGGCAAGGTGGTGGCGCCGGCGCTTTACATCGCAGTGGGCATCTCGGGCGCGATCCAGCACCTGGCCGGCATGAAGGACTCAAAGGTCATCGTCGCCATCAACAAGGACGAGGAAGCCCCGATCTTCCAGATCGCCGACTACGGCCTGGTGGGGGATCTGTTCACCCTCGTGCCGGAACTGACCGAAAAAGTGTGA
- a CDS encoding SH3 domain-containing protein, whose product MIKLGALLLATLAGLFVILSVWGDGNLRADRRPVPPPQPAALDAGAASPAAPEPQATPAAAVVQAESQTPEQVQRFPGPMLQPSPEYVGETPEPVAVADGPVLYVTGDRVNVRAGPSTGDRVVTSLERGTGVQALGPQDGEWVNVRDADGRTGYVAGRFLSATAP is encoded by the coding sequence ATGATCAAACTGGGCGCGCTGCTATTGGCGACCTTGGCGGGCCTGTTTGTGATCCTGTCGGTCTGGGGGGACGGCAACCTTCGCGCCGACCGCCGTCCCGTGCCCCCACCACAGCCTGCCGCCCTGGATGCCGGGGCCGCATCCCCCGCTGCCCCCGAACCGCAGGCGACCCCCGCCGCCGCCGTCGTGCAGGCCGAATCGCAAACGCCCGAACAGGTCCAGCGTTTTCCCGGGCCCATGCTGCAACCGTCGCCCGAATATGTGGGGGAAACGCCTGAACCGGTGGCAGTTGCCGATGGTCCGGTCCTGTATGTCACTGGCGACCGGGTGAATGTCCGCGCCGGACCCTCGACCGGGGACCGGGTCGTGACCTCCTTGGAACGCGGCACGGGGGTGCAGGCGCTCGGGCCTCAGGATGGCGAATGGGTCAATGTTCGTGACGCCGATGGCCGCACGGGTTACGTCGCGGGCCGCTTTCTGTCGGCCACCGCCCCGTGA
- a CDS encoding cytochrome b/b6 domain-containing protein, protein MAGRPAQRERIWDPALRAFHWALALLVVSNWLLGKIGPSDMTLHFWLGYGVIALLIFRLVWGVVGPAPARFTRFVRGPRAVLGYVREMVRPRPSHWPGHSPVGALAVLAMLAVLVLQVTTGLFADPDDYINVGPLAGQVSSATSRMALQWHHRGADLILILVLLHWAVIAFYRFWKREDLVRPMINGWKWVRRQ, encoded by the coding sequence ATGGCGGGACGCCCGGCGCAGCGCGAAAGGATCTGGGATCCGGCGCTGCGGGCGTTTCACTGGGCCTTGGCGCTGCTGGTCGTTTCGAACTGGCTTCTGGGCAAGATCGGCCCCTCTGACATGACGCTGCATTTCTGGTTGGGCTATGGGGTCATAGCCCTGCTGATTTTCCGGCTGGTCTGGGGCGTTGTGGGCCCGGCCCCCGCGCGGTTTACCCGCTTTGTCAGGGGACCGCGCGCCGTTCTGGGCTATGTGCGGGAAATGGTCCGCCCCCGGCCCAGCCACTGGCCCGGACACAGCCCCGTGGGCGCCTTGGCGGTCCTGGCCATGCTGGCAGTGCTGGTCCTGCAGGTCACGACCGGCCTGTTCGCCGATCCCGACGATTACATCAATGTCGGCCCGCTGGCTGGGCAGGTCAGTTCCGCCACGTCGCGCATGGCGCTGCAATGGCATCACCGTGGCGCCGATCTGATCCTGATCCTGGTGCTGCTGCACTGGGCGGTGATCGCCTTTTACCGGTTTTGGAAGCGAGAGGATCTTGTCCGGCCGATGATCAACGGCTGGAAATGGGTCCGGCGGCAGTAA
- a CDS encoding electron transfer flavoprotein subunit beta/FixA family protein — translation MKILVPVKRVIDYNVKARVRADGSGVDLANVKMSMNPFDEIAVEEAIRLKEKGAAAEVVVVSIGVKQAAETLRTALAMGADRAILVVASDDVNTDIEPLAVAKLLKAVVDAEQPRLVIAGKQAIDNDMNATGQMLAALLGWGQATFASKLEIADEVARVTREVDGGLQTIEVALPAIVTADLRLNEPRYASLPNIMKAKKKPLEEKTAADYGVDVSPRLEVVSTREPEGRQAGIKVGSVDELVSKLKEAGVI, via the coding sequence ATGAAGATCTTGGTGCCCGTGAAACGGGTGATTGACTACAACGTGAAGGCTCGGGTTCGGGCGGACGGGTCTGGGGTTGACCTGGCCAATGTGAAGATGTCGATGAACCCCTTTGACGAGATCGCGGTCGAGGAGGCGATCCGGCTGAAGGAGAAGGGCGCGGCCGCGGAGGTCGTGGTGGTCTCGATCGGCGTGAAGCAGGCGGCCGAGACGTTGCGCACTGCGCTGGCGATGGGCGCGGACCGGGCGATCCTGGTGGTGGCCTCCGACGACGTGAACACCGACATCGAGCCGCTGGCGGTGGCCAAGCTTTTGAAGGCGGTGGTCGATGCGGAACAGCCGCGCCTGGTGATCGCGGGCAAGCAGGCCATCGACAACGACATGAACGCCACCGGGCAGATGCTGGCGGCGCTCTTGGGCTGGGGCCAGGCGACCTTCGCCTCCAAGCTCGAGATCGCGGATGAGGTGGCCCGCGTCACGCGCGAGGTGGACGGCGGGCTGCAGACCATCGAGGTGGCGCTGCCGGCGATCGTGACGGCCGACCTGCGGCTCAATGAGCCGCGCTATGCCAGCCTGCCCAACATCATGAAGGCCAAGAAGAAGCCCTTGGAGGAAAAGACTGCCGCCGATTACGGCGTGGACGTGAGCCCGCGGCTGGAGGTCGTGTCCACCCGCGAGCCCGAGGGCCGGCAGGCGGGCATCAAGGTGGGCTCGGTCGATGAGCTGGTGTCGAAGCTGAAAGAAGCGGGGGTGATCTGA
- a CDS encoding 3-hydroxybutyryl-CoA dehydrogenase, which yields MTVQTVGIIGAGQMGNGIAHVFALAGYDVLMTDISQEAMDKALALIDRNLERQVSRDKINAETKKAAMARIRTTLRLADLGRTDLVIEAATERETVKQAIFEDLVPHLKPDTILTSNTSSISITRLASRTDRPEKFMGFHFMNPVPIMQLVELIRGIATDEATYKTLHGVVERLGKTAASAEDFPAFIVNRILMPMINEAVYTLYEGVGNVKSIDESMKLGANWPMGPLELADFIGLDTCLAIMNVLHDGLADTKYRPCPLLTKYVEAGWLGRKTGRGFYDYRGETPVPTR from the coding sequence ATGACGGTTCAAACGGTTGGGATCATCGGAGCGGGGCAGATGGGCAACGGCATCGCCCATGTCTTTGCCTTGGCCGGATACGATGTCCTGATGACCGACATCAGCCAGGAGGCGATGGACAAGGCGCTTGCGCTGATCGACCGCAACCTCGAGCGCCAGGTCAGCCGCGACAAGATCAACGCCGAGACCAAGAAAGCTGCCATGGCCCGCATCCGCACCACGCTGCGGCTGGCCGACCTGGGCCGGACCGACCTGGTGATCGAGGCCGCGACCGAACGCGAAACGGTCAAGCAGGCGATCTTCGAGGACCTGGTGCCGCACCTGAAGCCTGACACGATCCTGACCTCGAACACGTCCTCGATCTCGATCACGCGACTGGCAAGCCGCACCGACCGGCCGGAAAAGTTCATGGGATTTCACTTCATGAACCCCGTCCCGATCATGCAGCTGGTCGAACTGATCCGCGGCATTGCCACGGACGAGGCGACATACAAGACCTTGCACGGGGTGGTGGAACGCCTGGGCAAGACCGCCGCCAGCGCCGAGGATTTCCCGGCCTTTATCGTCAACCGCATCCTGATGCCGATGATCAACGAGGCGGTCTATACGCTGTACGAAGGGGTGGGTAACGTCAAATCCATCGACGAATCCATGAAGCTGGGCGCGAACTGGCCCATGGGTCCGCTGGAACTGGCCGACTTCATCGGGCTTGATACCTGTCTGGCGATCATGAACGTGCTGCATGACGGCCTGGCCGACACCAAGTACCGCCCCTGCCCGCTGTTGACCAAATACGTCGAGGCGGGATGGTTGGGCCGCAAGACCGGCCGGGGTTTCTATGACTATCGCGGAGAAACGCCGGTTCCGACACGGTGA
- a CDS encoding tellurite resistance TerB family protein, whose protein sequence is MSLMKTLGRVAAGVILAKGLGAAMQQQRPQGRPGDRITQHRTGQGGLLGDLFGNNTASGQGSGGLGDMLGQVLGGGRPGGGSRYGGPNSRGASGGLGGLLDGLTNKARTSGSSGGGLGDLLGQLGGGTKTRSAGSSGGLGDLLGGLLGGAAAGGMAGSLARKDSQRTNDASFGELFNDAVVKQDEPEIAPTPEQNAVAGLMLRAMIQAAKSDGTVDEAEKQRLLGKLGDDLDDEERQFIRDQMAAPVDPEALAREVPPGLESQVYLMSLLAIDLDHEEEARYLDRLARALKLDRPAVNDIHAEVGVTKLYN, encoded by the coding sequence ATGAGCCTGATGAAAACCCTGGGCCGTGTCGCGGCCGGTGTCATTCTTGCCAAGGGCCTGGGCGCGGCCATGCAGCAGCAACGCCCGCAAGGGAGGCCGGGTGACAGGATCACGCAGCACCGCACCGGCCAGGGCGGGCTTCTGGGCGATCTGTTCGGAAACAACACCGCTTCTGGCCAGGGCAGCGGCGGCCTGGGCGATATGCTGGGCCAGGTTCTGGGCGGAGGGCGCCCGGGCGGCGGATCGCGCTATGGCGGGCCGAACTCTCGTGGTGCGTCGGGCGGGCTGGGCGGGCTTCTGGACGGCCTGACCAACAAGGCCCGCACCAGTGGCAGCAGCGGCGGCGGGCTTGGCGATCTGCTGGGCCAGCTTGGCGGCGGCACCAAGACCCGCAGTGCGGGCAGCAGCGGGGGTCTTGGCGACCTGCTGGGCGGTCTTCTGGGCGGTGCGGCCGCGGGCGGCATGGCTGGGAGCCTGGCCCGCAAGGATTCACAACGCACCAACGATGCCAGCTTTGGCGAGTTGTTCAACGATGCCGTCGTCAAGCAGGACGAACCTGAAATCGCGCCCACCCCGGAACAGAACGCCGTAGCCGGGCTGATGCTGCGCGCGATGATCCAAGCCGCCAAATCCGACGGCACCGTGGACGAGGCGGAAAAACAGCGCCTGCTGGGCAAGCTGGGCGACGACCTGGACGATGAGGAACGCCAGTTCATCCGCGACCAGATGGCCGCGCCCGTGGACCCCGAGGCCCTGGCCCGCGAAGTTCCCCCAGGCCTGGAATCCCAGGTTTACCTGATGTCGCTTCTGGCCATCGACCTGGATCACGAGGAAGAAGCCCGTTACCTGGACCGGCTGGCCCGCGCGTTGAAACTGGACCGCCCGGCGGTCAACGACATCCATGCCGAAGTGGGCGTGACCAAGCTTTACAATTGA
- the parC gene encoding DNA topoisomerase IV subunit A — MSSLPIDPDDNTQTEPLSRAIGERYLTYALSTIMHRALPDARDGLKPVHRRILYAMRELRLAPNGAFRKSAKITGDVMGNYHPHGDAAIYDAMARLAQDFAMRYPLVNGQGNFGNIDGDNPAAARYTEARLAQTSESLMEGLSEDAVDFRPNYDGTLQEPVVLPAAFPNLLANGASGIAVGMATNIPPHNLHEVIDACLHLIKTPDARDDTLAGILQGPDFPTGGVIVENRETIAEIYRTGRGAFRVRARWAVEDLGRGLWQIVVTEIPYQVQKSRLIERLAELIQTRKIPILADVRDESAEDIRIVLEPKTRTVDPEQLMGALFRVSDLELRFSMNMNVLIDGRVPKVCSLKEVLRAFLDHRRDVLVRRASFRLDKIAARLEVLEGYLIAYLNLDRVIEIIRQEDDPKAVMIAEFALTEVQVEAILNMRLRALRKLEEIELRAERDALQEERQALEAMLADERAQWTRISDQLKEVRNLFGKSKPEGQRRTQIAEAQDIAPLDMDSMIEREPLTVILSKMGWIRAMKGHQPLDGEVKFKDGDGPGMALHAETTDKLMVFASNGRFYTLPANSLPGGRGMGEPLRLMIDLPNEAEVIALFPWREGERYLVASKAGDGFIVGAGDILAQTKSGKQVLNGDALLCRPVGGDHVAVVGTNRKMLVFPVSELPEMSRGKGVRLQKYRSGGGLVADDSLSDAAFITLADGLRWQESGGRTRTEPDLTAWLGKRASAGSMAPRGFPRDNKFN; from the coding sequence ATGTCCAGCCTGCCCATCGACCCCGACGACAATACCCAGACCGAGCCGTTGAGCCGCGCCATCGGCGAGCGGTATCTGACCTATGCCTTGTCCACGATCATGCACCGGGCGCTGCCCGACGCGCGCGACGGGCTGAAGCCGGTGCATCGCCGCATCCTGTATGCGATGCGCGAATTGCGGCTGGCGCCAAACGGGGCGTTCCGCAAGTCGGCCAAGATCACCGGCGACGTGATGGGCAACTATCATCCGCATGGCGACGCTGCGATCTATGACGCCATGGCGCGCCTGGCCCAGGATTTCGCCATGCGCTATCCCCTGGTGAACGGGCAGGGGAACTTTGGCAATATCGACGGGGACAACCCGGCCGCTGCCCGATATACCGAGGCACGGCTGGCGCAAACCTCGGAAAGCCTGATGGAAGGCTTGTCAGAGGATGCGGTGGATTTTCGCCCCAATTACGATGGCACCTTGCAGGAACCCGTGGTCCTGCCGGCGGCATTTCCGAACCTGCTGGCCAATGGCGCGTCGGGGATCGCCGTGGGGATGGCAACCAACATCCCGCCCCATAACCTGCACGAGGTGATCGACGCCTGCCTGCACCTGATCAAGACGCCGGACGCACGCGACGACACGCTGGCGGGCATCCTGCAGGGGCCGGATTTCCCCACCGGCGGCGTGATCGTGGAAAACCGCGAAACCATTGCCGAGATCTATCGCACCGGGCGCGGCGCCTTTCGGGTCCGGGCGCGGTGGGCCGTCGAGGATCTGGGCCGCGGGTTGTGGCAGATCGTCGTGACCGAGATCCCTTACCAGGTCCAGAAATCCCGCCTGATCGAACGCTTGGCCGAACTGATCCAGACGCGCAAGATCCCGATCCTGGCCGATGTCCGCGACGAATCCGCCGAAGACATCCGCATCGTCCTGGAACCAAAGACCCGCACGGTCGATCCCGAACAGCTGATGGGCGCGCTGTTCCGCGTGAGCGATCTGGAACTGCGCTTCAGCATGAACATGAACGTGCTGATCGACGGGCGCGTCCCGAAGGTGTGCAGCCTGAAGGAAGTCCTGCGCGCCTTCCTGGACCACCGCCGGGACGTGCTGGTGCGCCGCGCCAGTTTCCGCCTGGACAAGATCGCCGCCCGGCTGGAGGTGCTGGAAGGCTATCTGATCGCCTATCTGAACCTGGACCGCGTGATCGAGATCATCCGCCAGGAGGATGATCCCAAGGCGGTGATGATCGCCGAGTTCGCCCTGACCGAGGTGCAGGTCGAGGCGATCCTGAACATGCGCCTGCGCGCCCTGCGCAAGCTTGAGGAAATCGAGCTTCGCGCCGAACGCGATGCCTTGCAGGAGGAACGGCAAGCCCTGGAGGCCATGCTGGCGGACGAGCGTGCGCAATGGACCCGCATCAGTGACCAGTTGAAAGAAGTGCGCAACCTGTTCGGCAAGTCGAAGCCCGAGGGCCAGCGCCGCACGCAGATCGCCGAAGCGCAGGACATTGCCCCCCTGGACATGGACTCGATGATCGAGCGCGAGCCGCTGACGGTGATCCTGTCCAAGATGGGCTGGATCCGCGCCATGAAGGGCCACCAGCCGCTGGACGGCGAGGTCAAGTTCAAGGACGGCGACGGACCTGGCATGGCGCTTCATGCGGAAACGACCGACAAGCTGATGGTTTTCGCCAGCAACGGCCGTTTCTATACCCTGCCCGCCAACAGCCTGCCCGGCGGGCGCGGAATGGGCGAACCCCTGCGCCTGATGATCGACCTGCCGAACGAGGCCGAGGTGATCGCCCTGTTCCCCTGGCGCGAGGGCGAACGGTATCTGGTTGCATCCAAGGCGGGGGATGGCTTCATCGTGGGCGCGGGCGACATCCTGGCGCAGACCAAGTCCGGCAAGCAGGTGCTGAACGGGGATGCGCTGCTGTGCCGCCCCGTTGGGGGGGATCATGTCGCCGTGGTTGGAACGAACCGCAAGATGCTGGTCTTTCCAGTGTCCGAGCTGCCCGAGATGTCGCGCGGCAAGGGCGTGCGCTTGCAGAAATACCGCAGCGGCGGCGGCCTGGTGGCCGACGACAGCCTGTCGGACGCGGCCTTCATCACACTGGCCGACGGGCTGCGCTGGCAGGAAAGCGGTGGCCGAACCCGGACGGAACCCGACCTGACCGCCTGGCTGGGCAAGCGCGCGTCCGCAGGCAGCATGGCCCCGCGCGGCTTTCCGCGGGACAACAAGTTCAACTGA
- a CDS encoding SDR family oxidoreductase yields the protein MTTDQPFRSGAISGPRLPRPDFPKQEQPFPGLASRMNPLPDHGEDSYRGTGRLKGKRALITGGDSGIGAAAAIAYAREGADVAINYLPDEQEDADKVIALIEAEGRRAIAIPGDLRDEDFCKALVTKAVEGLGGLDILVNNAGRQQFCDKLEDLTTEAFDATIKTNVYAPFWVTRAALPHLEAGASIIITSSVQAFSPSNHLFDYAQSKAANVAFAQSLAKQLAPRGIRVNAVCPGPYWTALQISGGQPTDKAAEHGKSQPLGRPGQPVELAPIYVLLASDEASYITGEYFGSVGGSGL from the coding sequence ATGACCACCGACCAACCTTTCCGCAGCGGCGCGATCAGCGGCCCGCGCCTGCCCCGGCCCGACTTTCCGAAACAGGAACAGCCCTTTCCCGGACTGGCAAGCCGGATGAACCCGCTGCCCGACCACGGCGAGGACAGCTATCGCGGCACCGGGCGCCTGAAGGGCAAGCGCGCCCTGATCACTGGCGGCGACAGCGGCATCGGCGCGGCGGCCGCCATTGCCTATGCCCGCGAAGGGGCGGATGTCGCGATCAACTATCTGCCCGACGAACAGGAAGACGCTGACAAGGTCATCGCCCTGATCGAGGCCGAGGGTCGCCGCGCCATCGCCATTCCCGGCGACCTGCGGGACGAGGACTTCTGCAAGGCCCTGGTCACAAAGGCGGTCGAGGGCCTGGGCGGGCTGGACATCCTGGTCAACAACGCGGGCCGCCAGCAATTCTGCGACAAGCTGGAGGATCTGACGACCGAGGCCTTCGACGCCACGATCAAGACCAATGTCTATGCCCCCTTCTGGGTCACCCGCGCAGCCCTGCCGCATTTGGAGGCGGGCGCGTCGATCATCATCACTTCGTCCGTGCAGGCTTTCTCGCCGTCGAACCACCTGTTCGACTATGCCCAATCCAAGGCGGCAAATGTCGCCTTCGCCCAGTCGCTTGCCAAGCAGCTTGCGCCGCGCGGTATCCGCGTGAACGCGGTCTGTCCCGGCCCCTACTGGACGGCGCTTCAAATCTCGGGCGGGCAGCCGACCGACAAGGCGGCCGAGCACGGCAAGTCGCAGCCCCTGGGCCGGCCGGGCCAGCCGGTGGAACTGGCGCCGATCTATGTGCTGCTGGCATCGGACGAGGCGAGCTATATCACCGGAGAATACTTCGGATCCGTTGGCGGTTCGGGACTGTAG
- a CDS encoding SDR family NAD(P)-dependent oxidoreductase, with translation MRKRVLITGCSSGIGLDAARRMQRTGWQVVATCRKDADIAARRAEGMECHHLELSDGDSVARLADQVLAGGPLDALVNNAAFALPGAVEDMPRGALRDIFETNLFGTHDLTVRMIPHFRQNGGRVVNISSVLGLIGIRWRGPYVATKFALEGLTDVLRLEMAGTPVKIILIEPGPIASRIRANAIPHFERWVNWQDSARADEYRATLLKRLYEPGGKDRFELPPSAVSDRIVHALTASRPRPRYYVTTPTWMSGTARRLLPTRALDWFARHG, from the coding sequence GTGAGGAAACGCGTCCTGATCACCGGCTGCTCGTCCGGCATCGGACTGGACGCTGCCCGACGGATGCAGCGGACCGGCTGGCAGGTCGTCGCGACCTGCCGCAAGGATGCCGATATCGCCGCCCGCCGGGCCGAGGGGATGGAATGCCACCACCTGGAACTGTCGGATGGCGACAGCGTGGCACGGCTGGCCGATCAGGTGCTGGCGGGCGGCCCGCTGGACGCGCTTGTCAACAATGCCGCCTTCGCCCTCCCCGGCGCGGTCGAGGATATGCCGCGCGGCGCCCTGCGCGACATCTTTGAAACCAACCTGTTCGGCACCCACGACCTGACCGTCCGCATGATCCCGCATTTTCGTCAAAACGGCGGGCGGGTCGTCAATATCAGCTCGGTCCTGGGACTGATCGGCATCCGCTGGCGCGGTCCCTATGTCGCGACGAAATTCGCGCTTGAAGGGCTGACCGACGTGCTGCGGCTGGAAATGGCGGGCACCCCGGTCAAGATCATCCTGATCGAACCCGGTCCCATCGCCAGCCGCATCCGCGCCAATGCCATCCCCCATTTCGAACGATGGGTGAACTGGCAAGACAGCGCCCGCGCGGACGAATATCGCGCGACCCTGCTGAAACGGCTGTACGAACCCGGCGGCAAGGACCGTTTCGAGCTGCCGCCATCCGCCGTCAGCGACCGGATCGTCCATGCGCTGACGGCATCCCGGCCCCGCCCGCGGTATTATGTCACAACGCCGACCTGGATGTCGGGCACCGCGCGCCGGCTGTTGCCCACGCGCGCACTGGACTGGTTCGCGCGCCACGGCTAG
- a CDS encoding twin transmembrane helix small protein has protein sequence MTDEPLFYVIALAMLAVLAILATGIGGFAKGGDWNRKHGNRMMRWRLIAQAVAVALIMLFVWLGGR, from the coding sequence ATGACGGACGAACCCCTGTTCTATGTGATTGCGTTGGCGATGCTGGCGGTGCTGGCGATCCTTGCCACCGGGATCGGCGGCTTTGCAAAGGGCGGTGACTGGAACCGCAAGCACGGCAACCGGATGATGCGATGGCGCCTGATCGCGCAGGCGGTGGCGGTGGCGCTGATCATGCTGTTCGTTTGGCTGGGGGGCCGCTGA